A single region of the Halobacterium wangiae genome encodes:
- a CDS encoding helix-turn-helix transcriptional regulator, producing the protein MPSQAVEVVELLARRATLLRLLRQAPRLKRDIAEELSVSRSTVDRAVRNLESHNYVVREETVSLTLEGRLALDAFERFTGSIGGLDDASEVLGRLPAAASLDVAMLRDATVVTPDRDAPQRPIASFVEEAERATAVRGFGSAVLPTVVSVFHDRIVYHDAVFDLTVPDGVLDELLSTQGDVVDECLDAGGLTLRTATSGLDYSLMIVEQRDRTVACALVYGDSGLAGVVKNDNDDAVRSADCVYERVRENASDLPI; encoded by the coding sequence ATGCCCTCCCAGGCCGTCGAAGTGGTCGAGTTACTCGCGCGGCGAGCGACGCTGCTGCGACTCCTCAGGCAGGCACCACGCCTGAAGCGCGACATCGCCGAGGAGCTCTCCGTCTCCCGGTCCACCGTCGACCGTGCGGTCCGGAACCTCGAATCCCACAACTACGTGGTTCGCGAGGAGACCGTCTCGCTCACGCTCGAAGGACGACTGGCGCTCGACGCGTTCGAGCGGTTCACGGGGAGTATCGGTGGTCTCGACGACGCGAGCGAGGTCCTCGGACGCCTCCCGGCGGCCGCCTCCCTCGACGTGGCGATGCTCCGCGACGCGACCGTCGTCACTCCCGACCGCGACGCGCCCCAGCGCCCCATCGCCTCGTTCGTCGAGGAGGCCGAACGGGCGACCGCCGTCCGCGGGTTCGGCTCCGCGGTACTCCCGACGGTCGTGTCGGTGTTCCACGACCGCATCGTCTACCACGACGCGGTGTTCGACCTGACGGTGCCGGACGGCGTCCTCGACGAACTGCTCTCGACGCAGGGCGACGTCGTCGACGAGTGCCTCGACGCCGGGGGGCTGACGCTGCGCACCGCGACGAGTGGCCTCGACTACAGTCTCATGATCGTCGAACAGCGCGACCGGACCGTCGCCTGTGCGCTCGTCTACGGCGACAGCGGCCTCGCCGGCGTCGTGAAGAACGACAACGACGACGCCGTGCGGTCTGCCGACTGCGTCTACGAACGCGTCCGCGAGAACGCCAGCGACCTGCCGATCTGA
- a CDS encoding ABC transporter ATP-binding protein, with protein sequence MISVRGLEKRYGDVTAVGDVSFEVAEGEVFGLVGPNGAGKTSTLKMLCGLVDPTAGTVEVNGYDAGETEMRRSLGFLPEESPLYDEMSPRSYLHFFADLYDVDREDADDRIEAALDRLDLDARDRPVGDFSKGMKRKVAIARSLVNDPDVLVYDEPASGLDPLTTNTVVEFTRELAVNGKTVVFSAHDLHHVESVCDRVAIMHEGELAATGTLDDIQHEHGRVEYRVFTDIDVPGTEPAGDSFVTTVDTMADVEALRESAREAGGQVVDIRTDESTLEDVFLDVAGA encoded by the coding sequence ATGATTTCGGTCAGGGGGCTGGAGAAACGCTACGGGGACGTGACCGCCGTCGGCGACGTCTCCTTCGAGGTCGCCGAGGGCGAGGTGTTCGGCCTCGTCGGGCCGAACGGCGCCGGCAAGACCTCCACGCTGAAGATGCTCTGTGGACTCGTCGACCCCACCGCGGGAACCGTCGAGGTGAACGGCTACGACGCCGGCGAGACGGAGATGCGGCGCTCGCTGGGCTTCCTCCCCGAGGAGTCGCCGCTGTACGACGAGATGTCCCCGCGGTCGTACCTCCACTTCTTTGCGGACCTCTACGACGTCGACCGCGAAGACGCCGACGACCGCATCGAGGCCGCCCTCGACCGCCTCGACCTGGACGCCCGTGACCGCCCGGTCGGCGACTTCTCGAAGGGGATGAAGCGGAAGGTCGCCATCGCGCGCTCGCTCGTGAACGACCCCGACGTGCTCGTCTACGACGAACCCGCCAGCGGCCTCGACCCACTCACGACGAACACGGTCGTGGAGTTCACCCGCGAACTCGCCGTGAACGGCAAGACCGTGGTGTTCAGTGCCCACGACCTCCACCACGTCGAGAGCGTCTGCGACCGCGTCGCTATCATGCACGAGGGCGAACTCGCGGCGACCGGGACCCTCGACGACATCCAGCACGAGCACGGCCGGGTCGAGTACCGCGTGTTCACCGACATCGACGTCCCCGGCACCGAACCCGCTGGCGACTCCTTCGTCACTACCGTGGACACGATGGCCGACGTGGAGGCACTCCGGGAGTCCGCCCGGGAAGCCGGCGGCCAGGTCGTGGACATCCGCACCGACGAGTCCACGCTCGAGGACGTGTTCCTCGACGTGGCCGGCGCATGA
- a CDS encoding ABC transporter permease subunit, which produces MRARNVLRIARWETTRSAGDVDRRTAVAFVVVLVLLAALVPALLTYGPTPGTGIYRVGVADDSQYRGVVESNPTLTAVDPTADAVESGRADVLVTDRGVVWADSAKGRAALAALRSATVDYNEHLMAEEPNEFAAFPVLVSLDYVDQSISVTGGATDGDQQTAGGGSDGVDGAERVGGANGDGTSGDAGEGGTTGETDGSTDVAAGPTGGLGDLFGERQSGTPSSLSPPFPLRSLILAFAFLLPLNVVIQAYGSSVLAERINRRGEPMLVAPVSRGDVVAGKTLPYFLGALALVSVIAVAVGAGPLAVLAIAPLAALFLAATFLGAMLARSYKELTFVTVTVSVAFTAYAFVPAVFAEVHPIAAISPLTVVVDSITGAGTSPGALALSTVPPALAAAVLFGLGTGVYREEDMFTQLPIPAKFLDALAAPLTARWRVGLWTALFLPFVFVAELFAVAVLFVAPVSVSVPLLLAVVAVVEEVAKSVHVFAGFERSRLSRTTRTALVVGAASGVGFFLGEKLLLLAQLVGLPGVEAAQYAFSPAAVGLPPGVLLVAPLVLHVVTACISALGAARSRVAYVGAFAVAVVVHVAYNLAVVSALA; this is translated from the coding sequence ATGAGGGCGCGCAACGTCCTCCGCATCGCGCGCTGGGAGACGACGCGGAGCGCCGGCGACGTGGACCGCCGGACCGCCGTCGCGTTCGTCGTCGTCCTCGTTCTCCTGGCAGCACTCGTGCCCGCGTTGCTCACGTACGGACCGACGCCAGGGACGGGCATCTACCGGGTCGGCGTCGCCGACGACAGCCAGTACCGCGGAGTCGTCGAGTCGAACCCGACGCTGACCGCGGTCGACCCGACGGCCGACGCAGTCGAGAGCGGGCGCGCGGACGTCCTCGTCACCGACCGGGGCGTCGTCTGGGCCGACTCCGCGAAGGGCCGCGCCGCGCTGGCCGCGCTCCGGTCCGCGACCGTCGACTACAACGAACACCTGATGGCGGAGGAACCCAACGAGTTCGCGGCGTTCCCGGTCCTCGTCTCGCTGGACTACGTCGACCAGTCCATCTCCGTCACCGGCGGTGCAACGGACGGCGACCAGCAGACGGCCGGCGGTGGGTCGGACGGTGTCGACGGCGCGGAGCGCGTCGGCGGCGCGAACGGCGACGGAACGAGCGGAGACGCCGGCGAGGGCGGAACGACTGGGGAGACCGACGGTTCGACCGACGTCGCTGCGGGGCCGACAGGCGGACTCGGCGACCTGTTCGGCGAGCGCCAGAGCGGCACGCCCTCCTCGCTGTCGCCGCCGTTCCCGCTCCGGTCGCTGATACTCGCGTTCGCGTTCCTGCTCCCGCTGAACGTCGTCATCCAGGCGTACGGCTCCAGCGTGCTCGCCGAGCGGATCAACCGCCGGGGGGAACCGATGCTCGTCGCGCCGGTCTCCCGGGGTGACGTCGTCGCCGGGAAGACGCTGCCGTACTTCCTCGGTGCGCTCGCGCTCGTCTCCGTCATCGCCGTCGCCGTCGGCGCGGGGCCGCTGGCCGTGCTGGCGATAGCGCCGCTGGCCGCGCTGTTCCTCGCGGCGACGTTCCTCGGGGCGATGCTCGCGCGGTCGTACAAGGAACTCACCTTCGTCACGGTCACCGTCAGCGTCGCGTTCACCGCGTACGCGTTCGTCCCAGCGGTGTTCGCCGAGGTCCACCCCATCGCCGCCATCTCGCCGCTCACGGTCGTCGTGGACAGCATCACCGGTGCTGGCACGTCCCCGGGCGCGCTCGCACTCTCGACGGTGCCGCCCGCGCTCGCCGCGGCAGTGCTGTTCGGTCTCGGAACTGGCGTCTACCGCGAGGAGGACATGTTCACCCAGCTGCCGATCCCCGCGAAGTTCCTCGACGCGCTCGCAGCGCCGCTGACCGCGCGGTGGCGCGTCGGCCTCTGGACCGCGCTGTTCCTCCCGTTCGTCTTCGTCGCGGAGCTGTTCGCCGTCGCCGTGCTGTTCGTCGCGCCCGTCTCGGTGTCGGTGCCGCTGCTGCTGGCCGTCGTCGCCGTCGTCGAGGAGGTGGCCAAGAGCGTCCACGTCTTCGCCGGGTTCGAGCGCTCGCGCTTGTCCCGCACCACGCGAACCGCGCTCGTCGTCGGCGCGGCCTCCGGCGTCGGCTTCTTCCTCGGGGAGAAGCTCCTGCTGCTCGCCCAACTCGTCGGCCTGCCCGGCGTCGAGGCCGCGCAGTACGCGTTCTCCCCTGCAGCGGTCGGCCTCCCGCCGGGGGTGTTGCTGGTCGCACCGCTCGTGCTCCACGTCGTCACCGCGTGCATATCCGCGCTCGGCGCAGCACGCTCCAGGGTGGCGTACGTCGGCGCGTTCGCGGTGGCCGTCGTCGTCCACGTCGCCTACAACCTCGCGGTGGTGAGCGCCCTTGCGTAA